From Methanocella paludicola SANAE, a single genomic window includes:
- a CDS encoding DUF373 family protein: protein MDILVICIDKDDDIGVKGGVKSPVIGRAACLDAACRLGTADPEDSDTNTIFGGIQAFDQLKAEGHNVELVCIAGHRELGIKSDRAIAAQLDDILLKYPTERAILVSDGAEDESVLPILQSRLKIESVKRVVVKQAQNLESTYYIIKQLINDPKVAKVIFIPIGLILLVYAATTWIDWPNATPIAIALLLGGYLLYRGMGLDNLFDTFIFNMRRSFSESKLTFVTYLLALVLSIMAFIMGAWGVAQWQNDLPGVLSPGLLDYAAIFVSHSVLWFIAAFLAIVIGWIVDAYADESDTLYRYLSTPFFLLAGGLLIWGSSQYILHMSNTVQAFESLVISIVLAVVVSYVGVQFANQVRQIMQYRTVEVIDF from the coding sequence ATGGACATATTAGTCATTTGCATCGATAAGGACGACGATATCGGCGTCAAGGGCGGCGTGAAGAGCCCCGTCATAGGGCGGGCCGCGTGCCTGGACGCCGCCTGCAGGCTCGGCACGGCGGACCCGGAGGACTCCGATACGAACACCATCTTCGGGGGCATCCAGGCCTTCGACCAGCTGAAGGCCGAAGGCCATAACGTGGAGCTGGTCTGCATCGCGGGCCACCGGGAGCTGGGCATCAAGTCCGACCGGGCCATAGCGGCGCAGCTCGACGATATTCTCTTAAAATACCCGACCGAGAGGGCGATCCTGGTATCGGACGGCGCCGAGGACGAGTCCGTCCTGCCCATCCTCCAGTCCCGCCTGAAGATTGAGTCGGTCAAGAGAGTGGTCGTCAAACAGGCCCAGAACCTCGAAAGTACTTATTATATCATCAAGCAGCTCATCAACGACCCCAAGGTCGCCAAGGTCATCTTCATCCCCATCGGCCTGATCCTGCTCGTCTACGCGGCCACGACCTGGATCGACTGGCCGAACGCCACCCCGATCGCCATCGCGCTGCTCCTTGGAGGCTACCTCCTGTACAGGGGAATGGGCCTCGACAACCTGTTCGACACCTTCATCTTCAACATGAGGCGGTCATTCTCGGAGTCCAAGCTCACCTTCGTCACTTATCTACTGGCGCTGGTGCTCAGCATCATGGCGTTCATCATGGGCGCCTGGGGCGTGGCGCAGTGGCAGAACGACCTGCCGGGCGTGCTGTCCCCCGGCCTTCTCGACTACGCGGCCATCTTCGTGTCCCACTCGGTGCTCTGGTTCATCGCCGCCTTCCTGGCCATCGTCATCGGCTGGATCGTGGACGCCTACGCGGACGAGAGCGACACGCTGTACCGCTATCTTTCAACGCCGTTCTTCCTGCTGGCCGGCGGGCTGCTGATCTGGGGAAGCTCCCAGTACATCCTCCACATGTCCAACACCGTGCAGGCCTTCGAGAGCCTGGTCATCTCGATCGTGCTTGCGGTGGTCGTGAGCTACGTGGGCGTGCAGTTCGCTAACCAGGTAAGGCAGATCATGCAGTACCGCACGGTAGAGGTAATAGACTTTTAA
- a CDS encoding coiled-coil protein, with translation MLKELQDKKTKYLKDAEEFKKNRNEWNSKASAFSKRRDELNKQTKELIDKAQEYRTKRDEFNNQVSENKEKRNELNEKANEVYARVDSLRKKDNIGSGRSLNELRKEIDHLEFKQQTEVLTTEKERALVDKISELKEEFKKKKEQLEQNQELKSFLGDAQGLRDEASEFHKKVKEYADLAQEYHDKMIECFREADKVRAEADAQHKEFVKAQETADEFHKQFLKLQKEIRDFDKVIVGLKKKAKTEKESKDKVEYKKQAEDVFAQFKAGEKLNTEDLLLLQRSGFL, from the coding sequence ATGCTAAAAGAACTGCAAGACAAGAAAACAAAATACCTTAAAGACGCTGAGGAGTTCAAGAAGAACAGGAACGAGTGGAACTCCAAGGCCAGCGCATTCTCGAAGAGGAGGGATGAGTTAAATAAGCAGACGAAAGAGCTTATTGACAAGGCTCAAGAGTATCGCACCAAGAGAGACGAGTTCAACAACCAGGTCAGCGAGAACAAGGAGAAGCGCAACGAGCTGAACGAGAAGGCCAACGAGGTTTACGCCCGCGTCGACTCGCTCAGGAAGAAAGACAACATTGGCAGCGGCCGGTCGCTGAACGAGCTGAGGAAAGAGATAGACCACCTCGAGTTCAAGCAGCAGACTGAAGTGCTCACCACCGAGAAAGAGCGCGCTCTCGTCGACAAGATCTCCGAGCTTAAGGAAGAGTTCAAGAAGAAGAAGGAACAGCTCGAGCAGAACCAGGAGCTTAAGTCGTTCTTAGGCGACGCCCAGGGATTAAGGGACGAAGCTTCCGAGTTCCACAAGAAGGTCAAGGAGTACGCGGACCTCGCCCAGGAGTACCACGACAAGATGATCGAGTGCTTCCGTGAGGCGGACAAGGTCAGGGCCGAGGCGGACGCCCAGCACAAGGAGTTCGTCAAGGCGCAGGAGACCGCGGACGAGTTCCACAAGCAGTTCCTGAAGCTGCAGAAGGAGATCCGGGACTTCGATAAGGTCATCGTCGGCCTCAAGAAGAAGGCAAAGACGGAGAAGGAGTCGAAGGACAAGGTCGAGTACAAGAAGCAGGCCGAGGACGTTTTCGCCCAGTTCAAGGCGGGCGAGAAGCTCAACACCGAAGACCTGTTACTGTTACAGCGCTCTGGATTCCTGTAA
- a CDS encoding phosphoribosyltransferase: MKFKNRSEAGRMLAGQLGAYKGKDVIVLAIPMGGVPVAYEIALEMNAPLDVVMAKKVGAPFNQEFAIGAVTWNGAVLLDENMMRKYNISREYVGEQSRKLIRDMNERLNSLRAGLGSFPKLYGRTVIIVDDGIATGNTMIAAVEAIRDQGPADVVVATPVLPKELVEDMERVAPLVYLDAPDDFEAVGQYYEEFEMTSEDAVRGLMLLANSA; the protein is encoded by the coding sequence ATGAAGTTCAAGAACCGCAGCGAGGCAGGGCGCATGCTGGCAGGGCAGCTGGGCGCCTATAAAGGCAAGGACGTCATCGTCCTGGCCATACCTATGGGAGGGGTGCCCGTGGCCTACGAGATCGCGCTGGAGATGAACGCGCCCCTCGACGTGGTCATGGCCAAGAAGGTCGGCGCGCCCTTTAACCAGGAGTTCGCCATAGGGGCGGTCACCTGGAACGGGGCCGTGCTCCTCGACGAGAACATGATGCGGAAGTATAACATATCGAGGGAGTACGTAGGCGAGCAGTCCCGAAAGCTCATCAGGGACATGAACGAGAGGCTTAACTCCCTCCGGGCCGGCCTGGGCAGCTTCCCCAAGCTGTACGGGCGTACGGTGATCATCGTGGACGACGGCATCGCCACGGGGAACACCATGATAGCGGCGGTGGAGGCCATCAGGGATCAGGGCCCCGCGGACGTGGTCGTCGCCACGCCGGTGCTCCCGAAGGAGCTGGTCGAGGACATGGAACGGGTGGCGCCGCTGGTCTACCTTGACGCCCCGGACGATTTCGAGGCCGTCGGCCAGTACTACGAGGAGTTCGAGATGACCTCGGAGGACGCGGTGAGGGGCCTGATGCTGCTGGCGAACAGCGCCTGA
- the serB gene encoding phosphoserine phosphatase SerB, whose product MSLCSGDGSEPVIFFDMDSTVIDAEGIIELARARGVGDYVAGVTARAMNGELDFECALRERVKLLRGLPTQKALEVAGSIPLMPGAEKLMKELKSLGFRTVLISGGFTIIARRVAEQLQMDAFFANELVVDDGVLTGDVRGPLTRQSSKKEVLEEICNKLNISPCECVAVGDGSNDLCWKGVVGTFIAFNAKPVVRNAADVVVDGKNMESLIPIIKEEYIRHAKRTARQENKIP is encoded by the coding sequence ATGAGTTTATGCTCAGGTGATGGATCGGAACCGGTCATATTTTTTGACATGGACTCGACAGTCATAGACGCCGAGGGCATCATCGAGCTGGCCCGGGCCAGGGGCGTCGGCGACTACGTCGCCGGTGTCACGGCGCGCGCGATGAATGGCGAACTCGACTTCGAGTGCGCCCTCAGAGAGCGAGTAAAACTCTTACGGGGCCTTCCCACGCAGAAGGCCCTCGAAGTGGCGGGGAGCATCCCGCTCATGCCCGGCGCCGAAAAGTTGATGAAGGAACTGAAGTCTTTAGGTTTTCGTACGGTTTTGATATCTGGCGGGTTTACTATTATCGCGCGGCGAGTCGCGGAGCAGCTTCAAATGGACGCTTTCTTCGCGAACGAGCTTGTCGTCGATGATGGTGTGCTCACCGGAGATGTCAGGGGACCGCTGACGAGGCAGAGCTCAAAGAAGGAGGTTCTCGAAGAAATCTGCAACAAGTTAAATATCAGCCCCTGCGAGTGCGTTGCCGTGGGCGACGGGTCGAACGACCTGTGCTGGAAGGGCGTTGTGGGCACCTTCATCGCCTTCAATGCGAAGCCCGTTGTCCGGAATGCGGCGGACGTAGTCGTGGACGGCAAAAACATGGAATCGTTGATTCCTATTATAAAGGAGGAATACATTCGACATGCTAAAAGAACTGCAAGACAAGAAAACAAAATACCTTAA